A portion of the Pedobacter cryoconitis genome contains these proteins:
- a CDS encoding queuosine precursor transporter, translating to MTFKTKESRLLLVLGSFFVANTILSEFIGVKIFSVEATLGIKHFNINLLGVPNLSFHMSAGVLTWPLIFIMTDIINEYFGMKQVRFLSILTAVLIGYAFFIVWGAMNLSSSDFWVNQQINGQQVNMDNAFAGIFGQGMWIIVGSIVAFLVGQFADVLIFHKIKKITGERALWLRSTGSTLVSQLIDSFVVIFIAFYLNPQYHWSWQMVAAIGLVNYTYKFLVAILMTPILYLVHHVIDNYLGKDLAHKLIKMAGR from the coding sequence CTATTCTGTCAGAGTTTATTGGCGTTAAAATATTTAGTGTGGAAGCCACGCTTGGGATCAAACATTTTAATATCAATTTATTAGGTGTCCCGAATTTATCATTTCATATGTCCGCTGGTGTGCTCACCTGGCCATTGATATTTATCATGACCGATATTATCAATGAATATTTCGGAATGAAGCAGGTGCGGTTTCTTTCAATATTGACTGCGGTGCTTATCGGTTATGCTTTTTTTATTGTCTGGGGCGCGATGAACCTGAGCTCTTCAGATTTCTGGGTAAATCAGCAAATTAATGGGCAGCAGGTAAATATGGATAATGCCTTTGCAGGTATATTTGGCCAGGGGATGTGGATTATTGTCGGGTCTATTGTTGCTTTTCTGGTCGGTCAGTTTGCAGATGTGCTCATCTTTCATAAGATTAAGAAAATAACAGGAGAGCGTGCTTTATGGCTCAGGTCTACTGGTTCTACACTGGTTTCTCAATTGATAGATAGTTTTGTAGTTATATTTATTGCTTTTTATCTGAATCCTCAATATCACTGGAGCTGGCAAATGGTAGCGGCAATAGGATTAGTAAATTATACTTATAAGTTTTTGGTAGCCATACTGATGACACCCATACTTTACCTGGTTCATCATGTGATTGATAATTACCTGGGGAAAGACCTGGCACATAAACTAATCAAAATGGCCGGACGATAG
- a CDS encoding RNA recognition motif domain-containing protein: MKIFITGLPLEVGEDELTAVFGDFGQVKSLRIIKDRETGQSRGFGFVEMPVDEEAKEAIKRMNGGDYNGNRIKVAEAQEKPNTGGAGGGGGGFKRNNNNRERSY; encoded by the coding sequence ATGAAGATATTTATTACAGGCCTTCCGTTAGAAGTAGGGGAAGATGAATTAACAGCCGTATTTGGTGATTTCGGTCAGGTAAAATCACTTAGAATTATCAAAGATCGTGAAACTGGTCAGAGTCGTGGTTTTGGTTTCGTAGAGATGCCAGTAGACGAAGAGGCTAAAGAAGCGATCAAGAGAATGAACGGTGGCGATTACAATGGTAACCGTATCAAAGTTGCTGAAGCACAAGAAAAACCTAATACTGGCGGTGCTGGTGGTGGTGGCGGTGGTTTCAAACGCAACAACAACAACAGAGAAAGAAGCTATTAA
- a CDS encoding lysoplasmalogenase produces MWLIKKHLLFNLAYALLFILVLASGYKQYTLLNYGLIPCVTLVLIVFFCLTTKLSGRFHQRLFTGLVFALTGSTLFLLRGYDPSWFSYGLIAFLTCHLFYIGAFYLDFRSAQELDKKGARIAIFSSAITFTAFYFYLRPHLGTLRLPVLACIFIVALLIMMAAFRNQRVNPLSFKLILTGVLFFIGSDALLAHTYFISPFEFSDLLISIIYMIAQYLIVIGGAERKLIRPLTAD; encoded by the coding sequence ATGTGGTTGATAAAAAAACACCTGCTATTTAACCTGGCTTATGCACTGCTATTTATATTAGTGCTGGCTTCCGGATACAAGCAATATACGCTTTTGAACTACGGTCTGATACCCTGTGTAACGCTGGTATTAATCGTGTTTTTCTGCTTGACTACCAAGCTGAGCGGCCGTTTCCATCAAAGGTTATTTACAGGTTTGGTTTTCGCCCTTACCGGCAGTACTTTGTTTCTGCTGAGGGGCTATGATCCTTCCTGGTTTTCTTATGGGCTCATCGCCTTTCTGACTTGCCATCTGTTTTATATTGGTGCTTTTTACCTTGACTTCCGCTCTGCACAAGAGCTGGATAAAAAAGGGGCAAGGATTGCCATATTTAGCAGTGCAATCACTTTTACTGCTTTCTATTTCTATCTCAGACCTCATCTGGGTACCTTAAGGTTGCCTGTATTAGCCTGTATTTTTATTGTTGCTTTACTCATTATGATGGCAGCTTTTAGAAATCAGCGTGTCAATCCCCTTAGCTTTAAGCTAATTCTTACAGGCGTCCTGTTTTTTATAGGGTCCGATGCACTTTTAGCCCATACTTACTTTATCAGTCCTTTTGAGTTTTCTGATTTGCTGATCAGCATTATTTATATGATTGCCCAATACCTGATCGTAATAGGTGGAGCAGAGCGGAAATTGATCAGGCCTTTAACAGCTGATTAG